The genomic interval CTCGGCGCCGAGCGCCTCGAGAATGCGCGGCGCGAAGGCGCCGGCGGTGCCGTTGCCACAGGCGGCGACGATCTTGATCGGCCGGGCCAGCTTCGGCCGGTCGGTCAGGTCGCGGAAATAGACGTCCGGGAAGCCGTCGACGAAACGATAGCTGCCGCCGGATTTCGTGGTGAAGGCGGCGGACAGCACGATCTGCTTGAGGCGGCCCATCTCGTCCGGACCGAAGGTCAGCGGCCGGTCGATGCCCATCTTGACGCCGGTCCAGCCGTTGTCGTTGTGCGAGGCCGTGATCATCGCCACCGCCGGCACGTCGAGGGCGAACTGGGCGAAATAGGCCATCGGCGACAGGGCAAGGCCGATGTCGTGGACGTTGATGCCGGCCGCCATCAGACCGTTGACGACGGCCATCTTGATCGAGGCCGAATAGCTGCGGAAATCGTGACCGACGACGATGTCGGGGCGGATGCCGCGCTCGTGCATCAAGGTGCCGATGCCCATGCCGAGCGCCTGCATGCCCATCAGGTTGATTTCCTTCTCGAACAGCCAGCGCGCGTCGTATTCGCGGAAGCCGGTCGGCTTCACCATGGGCCGGGATTCGAAGGCATAGGTATTGGGCTTGAGGGCGGACTCAGGCTTGGGAAACATGGACAACCTCTCGACGTCGAAAGACCGAATTTCTGAAGGAATGGAGGGATCGACGATGGCCGGACCTTATTGAACCAGCACCATCGTGTCACCCGAAATGTCGAAGCGCTGAAGCCGGCCGAGCACCGACATGCCGAGCAGCGGGACGGACAGCGCGTCGTCGCGGATCACCACCGCCGAGACGTCCTTGAGGCGGATCGCGCCGAGCTTCAGCTCGCGCACCGTGACCGGGGCGGCCGCGATGCTGCCGTTGGCCGTGCTGACGCCGACGGTGTAGTCGTCGCGTCGGGGATGGATGCCGATGCGCCTGGCAACGGCCTCGGGCAGGGCGACGACCGAGGCGCCGGTGTCGACGAGCAGGGTGACGTCCTTGCCGTTGAGTTCCGCCTGGGCGAGATAGTGACCGTTGTCGGCCATGGCTATGCGGTGAACGCGCCGGCCGGCCTTCTGGTTCCGCTCCTGCTCCGCCGCCGTGGTCTGGGCGGTCTCGACCCAGTCCTGGAGCAGCCCGGGCGCGAACGGCGCCAGGGCGACCAGCACGACCAGGATCACCAGATACCGCACCATCGGAACTCTCCGAAGCCTCACCTCTGCCCGGATGCTAGCAGCTCCGCCTTAGCGCCCGGTGAATCGCCGCCCGCTCAGCAGGCTTCGAGGGTGTCGGCGAGCGCCGCGATGCGCGCGGCATCGGGGGCGCTGGACTGGGCGCCGGTCGCCATGCAGGCGAGGCTGCCGGCGGCGACGCCCTCGGCAAGCGCGCGGCCGAGACCGGCACCACGGTCGAGCGCCGCGGCCAGCGCGCCGCAGAAGGCGTCGCCCGCGCCTGTGGTATCGACGACCGCCGTCGGCGGCGGGCGAAGCCGCCAGGGCCGGCTGCCGTCATGGGCCAGCACGCCGCCGGCGCCGAGGGTGACGACGGCGGCCCGCCCCGCGGCGGCAAGGGTGCGGGCGAAGCCCTCGGGATCGGTCGGCAGGCCGAGAACCGCGCCGAGGTCGGCGGTCTCGCTCTCGTTGACGACGACCACATCCGCGGCGGCGGCGAGGTCGCCGACGCCGGGGCCGGCGACCGGCGCGGCGTTGAGGACGATCCGGCTGCCGGCGGCCCGGGCGCGGGCCGTCGCCGCCTGCAGGGCGGGAAGCGGCAGCTCGACCTGCATCAGCAGGGTCGAGACCGGCCCGAGCCGGCCGTCGAGCCAGGCAGCGTCCACCCGGGCATTGACGCCGCTGGCGACGAGGATGAGGTTCTCGCCGGCGGCGTCGACGCCGATCATGGCCAGACCGGTCGCGCCGTCGAGCACCCGTACGGCGGACAGGTCGACGCCGACGGCCTTCAGGCCGGCGAGCGCGGGGGCGGCGAAGGCATCGGTGCCGACGGCGCCGACGAGCGCGACCTCGGCGCCGGCGCGGCACGCGGCGAGCGCCTGGTTGGCGCCCTTGCCGCCCGGGAAGCTCTGGTGATCGGGGCCGACGACGGTCTCGCCGGCGGCCGGCAGGCGCGGCACGGCGACGACGAGGTCGAGGTTGACCGATCCGAACACGACGATCATGGCAGGCTCCCTCCCCGTGCCGGCCGCCTCCGGCTCACACCCAGCCGCCGTCGACGATGTAGGTCTGGGCGGTGCAGGCCGCCGCCTCGTCGGAGGCGAAGAAGACGACGACACGGGCGACGTCGGCCGGCACCAGCTTGCGCTTCAGGCACTGGCGCTCGAGGATCTCGCGCTCGGCCGCCTCGGTGACCCACAGGTCGAGCTGGCGCTGCGTCATGATCCAGCCGGGGGCGACGCAGTTGACGCGGATGTTGTCGGGGCCGAGGTCGCGGGCGAGCGAGCGGGTCAGGCCGACGACGGCGGATTTCGCCGCCGTGTAGCCGGCCATGCCACCGGCGCCGATCATCCAGGCGATCGAGCCCATGTTGACGATGGCGCCGCCGCCGGCTGCCTGCATGTCCGGGACGACCGCCTGGGCGGCGAAGAACTGGTGCTTGAGGTTGACCGCGATGCGTTCGTCCCAGTAGGCGGGCGTGACGTCCTGCCAGGCGTGGCGCTCGTCGTGGGCGGCGTTGTTGACCAGCACCGTCACGGGCCCGAGCGCCGCGCGCAGGCGCGCAACGGCGGCCTGCAGGGCGGGTATGTCGGTCAGGTCGCAGGGCTCGTAGCGCACGGTGGCGCCGGCGGCGGAAAGCTCCTGCACCAGAGCGCGAGACGGGGCCTCGGCGATGTCGAGAAAGCCCACCTTCGAGCCCTGGGCGGCGAAGCGGCGGACGATCTCG from Polymorphum gilvum SL003B-26A1 carries:
- a CDS encoding SDR family NAD(P)-dependent oxidoreductase produces the protein MSSGAVYPSLNDRVVLVTGGGSGIGAEIVRRFAAQGSKVGFLDIAEAPSRALVQELSAAGATVRYEPCDLTDIPALQAAVARLRAALGPVTVLVNNAAHDERHAWQDVTPAYWDERIAVNLKHQFFAAQAVVPDMQAAGGGAIVNMGSIAWMIGAGGMAGYTAAKSAVVGLTRSLARDLGPDNIRVNCVAPGWIMTQRQLDLWVTEAAEREILERQCLKRKLVPADVARVVVFFASDEAAACTAQTYIVDGGWV
- a CDS encoding ribokinase, with the translated sequence MIVVFGSVNLDLVVAVPRLPAAGETVVGPDHQSFPGGKGANQALAACRAGAEVALVGAVGTDAFAAPALAGLKAVGVDLSAVRVLDGATGLAMIGVDAAGENLILVASGVNARVDAAWLDGRLGPVSTLLMQVELPLPALQAATARARAAGSRIVLNAAPVAGPGVGDLAAAADVVVVNESETADLGAVLGLPTDPEGFARTLAAAGRAAVVTLGAGGVLAHDGSRPWRLRPPPTAVVDTTGAGDAFCGALAAALDRGAGLGRALAEGVAAGSLACMATGAQSSAPDAARIAALADTLEAC
- a CDS encoding retropepsin-like aspartic protease family protein translates to MVRYLVILVVLVALAPFAPGLLQDWVETAQTTAAEQERNQKAGRRVHRIAMADNGHYLAQAELNGKDVTLLVDTGASVVALPEAVARRIGIHPRRDDYTVGVSTANGSIAAAPVTVRELKLGAIRLKDVSAVVIRDDALSVPLLGMSVLGRLQRFDISGDTMVLVQ